The Chitinophaga pinensis DSM 2588 region TTAAGCCTGGAACTGCTTTCGCTACTGACCTCTCTTTCTTCTATACAAAAGACTACGAAAAGTCTGACAACAGTGTAAATACCTGGAACGTAGGTCTGGCACTGACCAACATTGGTACCAAGATCTCCTATACGGAGTCTGCAACCAATAAAGACTTCCTGCCTACCAATTTCGGTCTGGGTACATCCTACGCTTTCGGCCTGGACGAGACCAACAAACTGACCCTGGCGCTGGATCTGAATAAACTGATGGTACCTACGCCGGATAGTACAGGCGCTTATCGTCAGAAATCCACTATCTCCGGTATCTTCTCCTCTTTTGGGGATGCACCAGGTGGTTTTGGTGAAGAGCTGAAAGAGTTTACCGTGTCGCTGGGTGGTGAATATGCCTTCCGTGATCAGTTCTTTGTACGTGCCGGTTATTTCTACGAAAACAAAGACAAGGGTAACCGTAAGTACGCTACCGCTGGTCTGGGTGTGAAATATAACATGTTCGGTCTCAACTTCTCCTATCTGGTACCTTCCGGTAATGGTATTCAGCGTAACCCGCTGTCCAATACCCTCCGTTTCTCCCTGGTATTCGACCTGGATCACCATGAGGAAGACAACAGCAACACCTGGTAATCACTGGAACTGAAATAGTTAATGTTTTTTTAAAATATAAGAATCCTCCGGAAATCGCCGGAGGATTTTTAATTTGCGATAACTTTAGCTTTTAAAAGCTTATATTTCAAAGTTTATACATTTGTCATGACTAAATTGCGTATCGGGCTAGGGGTAGATTTTCACCAGTTAACAGAAGGACGAGATTTCTGGCTGGGTGGAGTATTGGTACCACACCACAAGGGCGCTCTGGGACATAGTGATGCGGATGTGCTGTTACACGCCATTTGCGACGCTATGCTGGGAGCTGCCAGTCTCGGGGATATCGGTCTTCATTTCCCTGACACAGATAACACTTACAAAAACATTGATAGCAAAATACTGCTGAAACGTACACTGGAACTGATCAATGAGAAAGGTTACCAGGTCGTAAACATTGACAGCACATTATGCCTGCAGGCGCCTAAGATCAAACCTTATGTAGTACAGATGCAGGAAACCATTGCGGATATCCTGAATATCTCAACAGAAGAGATCTCTATCAAAGCCACTACTACTGAAAAGCTGGGCTTTGTAGGGCGTGAGGAAGGAGTGGTGGCATATGCGACCGTACTTCTGGAAAAGGCATGATAACTTATCGTAAATCAACCAATTGTCTGTAGTCTGCCGACTATGGACTATTTAAAATACCTTTGCATCAATGGCAGCTATTACAGTTAAAATCATCAATAAATCCGCAAATCCGCTGCCGGCCTATGCCACAGCAGAAGCGGCCGGGATGGACCTCAGGGCTAACCTGGAAACAGCTATTTCTTTGCAACCACTGGAGCGGATGCTCATTCCTACTGGTCTGTTCATGGAACTACCGACTGGCTATGAAGCCCAGATCAGACCTCGCAGCGGTCTGGCAATCAAGCAGGGTTTAACCCTTCTGAACACACCCGGCACAATTGATGCGGATTACAGAGGAGAGATCAAGGTCATTATGATCAACCTGTCCAACGAGCCACAGACAATTGCCCACGGTGAAAGGATTGCACAGATGGTGATCGCGCCATTTGTACAGGCCCAGCTGGAAGCAGTGGAGCTGCTGACAGAAACAGAACGTGGTGCCGGCGGTTTTGGCCACACCGGTAAATCTTAATAAATGTTCAGAACCCACAATAACGATAAAACCTTGCCCGTAATAAACAGTCTGCCGGCTTTCTGCAGACGCGTAAGCCGGTTGTCTTTGTTACTGGCAGGTTTTTGTTGTGTGTTGGGGACTGCCTGCCGCACCGGCAAATCCGTTGCCTCCCGTCAGTCTGCCTCCCGGACAGTGCACGTCATCCGGGATTCATCTCTCCTGCAACAAAGGGCTGACAGTCTTTTCTTCTCTGCGGAACGCTCGAAATTGCTAGGCGACTACCGTACTGCCATCACCCAGTTTTCTGACTACCTGCGCCTGAAAAGGAACAATCCTACTGCCTATTACGAGCTGGCCCGCCTCTTCATCGAGGTGCGGAATCCGCAATATGCACTGGGCTTTGCCCGCAGGGCAGCCAATATGGACACGACTAATAAGTGGTTCCAGATAACGCTGGCAGATGCATTCGGTGTGAATGCCCAGTTTGACAGTTCTGCGGCTGTATATGACCGCCTCTCCAGGAGGTATCCTGAAAATGAAGAGTATATCTACAATAAGGGTATGTTCCTGTCCAAGGCAGATAAAACAGAAGCGGCACTGATCGTATTTGATACGCTTGAAGCAAGGACAGGGCTGGTAGAAGAACTGGCCTTTCAGAAGCAGCGCTTATACCTGAAACTAAACCGGATAGATGACGCGGCTGCTGAAGTGCAGAAGCTCATTAACCAGAACCCGGAAGAGGTCAGGTATTACCTGGTTCTCGGAGATATCTACAATTCCAATGATCGCGTGGAAGAGGCGACAGCCATTTACAAAGAAGTGCTGGACCGCGACTCCACCAATCCGAGGGCATTAATAGCGTTGTCCGGCTATGCTAAAAAGGATGGTGATACCGTACTGTACTGGAAGTACCTGACCCGTGCATTCACCAATCCTGATTACAGCATTGACGAGAAAGTAGCCTATGTATATCCTTACCTGCAAATGCAGAAACTGGATACCAGCAAACTGAAAGAAGGATTACAGCTGTCACAGCTGGTGATCAATGCACATCCTGAAGAGGCGAAAGCCTATGCATTACAGGCTGATATGTATTCTCAGGCCGGTATGCTGGATAGTGCACTGATTGATTATAACAAAGCAGTTACACTGGATTCCACACGTTTTACCGTATGGTACCAGTTAATGTGGATCTACTCCCGTAAAGAGGAATCCGCTAACCTCCTGAAAGTGAGCTCAGTAGTATCTGAGCGTTTTCCAAAGGAATTTATGGGTCATTATTTCAAAGGGGTGGCTAACTTTTTGCTGCAAAATTATCCTGCATCTATAGATGCGCTGAATATGGCTGTGCAGACGGCAAACAACGGTGATAAAGGCACCCGGGCAGATGTTTACTCTTTGTTGGGAGATGCCTATCATGCTACCGGTCAGCATCAGTTATCAGATAGCTGTTACGACAGGTCGCTGGCAATCAGACCCAATGATGCGCTTGTGCTGAACAATTTCAGTTACTATCTCTCACTTAGAGGAGAGCAGCTGAGCAAAGCAGAAAGTATGTCTAAGCGCTCACTGGAACTGGAACCTGAAAGCGCCAATTTTATGGATACCTACGCCTGGATCCTGTTTCGTATGGCCCGTTATGAACAGGCCAGAGAATGGATGGAAAAAGCTTTACAGCAAGAAGATGCACGTGATAATCCAGGTATGCTGGAACACTATGGGGATATCCTGTTTAATCTCCACCAGGTAGATAAGGCGCTTGAATATTGGCAGCTGGCCAAACAAAAGGGCGCTAATTCGGTAGGGTTAGCCCGCAAAATTGCAGAAAAACGGTATATACTTGCAACTGAAAGGGAATAGCGAACTTCCCGGTGAAACAGGGAATGTATTGAATTAAAGATCATGATGAAGCAAACATTAGCACTGATAGTATTAGGTATTGTAAGCACGGGACTCTTTTCATGCAGGCATAGCCGCCAGATAGCAGGTACGTCTTTTCCGGTAACGGATACCACTCATCATCAGGCATCAGCAGCAGACAGCGCATCCATTGCTGCTGCAAATACTTTTAATAAAGAAATGCTCGCAAAACTGCGGGGTAACTATATCAATTTTACCACCTTCTCCGCCAAATTAAAGGTTGATTTCGAAACGGAAGCCAAACAAATGTCAGGCATTAACGCTAACATGCGTCTGCATAAAGACAGCATCATCTGGATATCCGTATCTGTACCGATCATCGGAGAAGTAGCCAGGGCGATTATCACTCCGGACAGTCTGAAAGCGATTGATAAGTTTCATAAAGTGGCATATCTCCGTGATATGAACAACGCAAAAGATCTGTTGAATATTCCCTTTGATTTCAAGACCTTACAGGACCTGATCATCGGTAATCCTATCTATCTGACGGACTCAGTATACCAGGTTGTAAAGACACCTTCCGTGATCTCTTTCACCTGCGATAGTACCATGTTCACAAGTCTGTTCAATGTGTTTGCTGATGACTATGTATTGCAACAAAGTAAGGTGATGGATAAGGATAGTACACGCAGGCGGTCTATCGAACTCACCTATGGTGAATACAAATCATTGGATAAAGTTAAATTTGCTACCCTCAGGCGGGTTTTTGTGGAAGAGAAGAACTACACAAAGATCAATATGGAATTTAACAAAATAGATTTCGAACAGCCGTTAAGCTTTCCATTCACCATTCCCTCTGGTTATTCAAGAGAGTAGGAATGTATTGGAATGTACCTGAAATTTGTAAATTGCTATTTTGCAGCTATCTTTAAAACCATCATGCTGAATCTGAAGAAGTTTTTCCCGTTTGTATTGATCTTAGGTTTATTACCGGCCTTGCTGCATGCACAGGCTCCCCAATTGTCGCGGGAAGAACTCGAGCATAGAAAAAAAGAACTGCAACGTGAGATCGATGAAGCGAATGAAGCGCTGAAGAATACAAAGAAATCTACCCGTGAAAGTGTCAGCCAGTTAAGGGCCCTGCGCGATAAAATCACTTTACGTACCCGTCTTATCAATAACATCAACGAAGAGATCAACTTCATCAATGGCGATATTAACTCTGCCTACAGGGATATTAAAACCCTGGAGAAAGACCTGGATACGCTGAAGTCACAATATGCACAGCTGGTCGTATATGCGTATAAGAACCGCAGTACTTATGACATGCTGAATTTCATCTTCTCGGCTGAGACTTTCAATGATGCGATCAAGCGATACCAATACCTGAAACAATACCGTGATTACCGGCGCAGACAGGCCGACAATATCCTGGAAACCAGGGTCTTGCTGAGCAAGAAGATTGAGAGTCTGCAGGAACAGAAAGAAAAACGTTCCGGCACCCTGAAAGTGGAGCAGGAACAGCGTACAATCCTTGAAACGGATAAGAAGGAGAAAGATAAGGTATTGACCAATCTGAAGGGCCGTGAGAAAGAGTTAATGACCGACATCACCAAGAACAAAAAAGACGCGCAGAAAGTACAGGCTGCTATTCAGGCGGTTATCCGTCGTGAGATAGAAATTGCCCGCAGACAGGCAGAAGAGGAAGCTGCCGCCAAGCGTAAAGCTGCTGCTGACGAGAAACGCAGAAAAGAAGAAGCTGCCAGAAAAGCTGCTGCTCTTGCTGCTGCAAATGCCGCTGCTGCAAAAGCCGCCGCCGCTGCCCAGAATACAAATAATAACAACGCTGTCGCGGCCAACGATAAACCTGATAAACCGGATCCTAAGCCAGCTGAGCCTGCGCCGAAACCACCGGTTGCTACACCTGCTCCTGAGCCCGAAAAGCCAGTCCGTACAGAAAACGTCCTGGAAGCAACACCGGAAGCGCTGGCATTGTCAGAAAGCTTTGAAAGCAATCGTGGTAAACTGCCATGGCCGGTAAGTTCCGGTCATATCATAGGTCACTTCGGTCGTCAGCAGCACGCGGTAATAGAAAGGATCACGGTAGAGAATGATGGTGTAATTATCGGAACCGGCAAAGGCGCTCCTGTAAAAGCGATCTTCCAGGGTGAAGTGAGAACGGTAGCTGTGATTCCGGGTGGTGGTTCCCTTGTGATCATCCGACATGGCCAGTACTTTACCAACTATGCCCGTTTGCAGAGTGTAAATGTAAGAACAGGTGACAGGGTAAGCACCGGTCAGGTGATCGGTACAGCGGGTACCAATGAACTGGAGAACCTGGGTGAGGTTGAGCTGCAGATCTACAGAGGTATACAGAAACAGAACCCTGAGTTCTGGATCAGAAAGAAATAACTACCCGAATAACATATTGAAAAGCCCCCGGATCAGCTTCCGGGGGCTTTTTTATTGAGGATGTCTTTCCGCTATTTACGCTTATGGGGCTTCCGTATGATAACAGAGGCTGGCCAGGGGACTTCACAATTCCCGCATTTGGGTGTCCGGACCGATTCGCCCTATGATGAATCTGGCATTTCTTAGCCAGGGCCAGGATGGATTAGCACGCGACAATAAAAAGCGGCGGTCAGTATACCCTGACCGCCGCTTTTATGTAAAAAGGCTTAAAGACTTATTTATCAACAGATTCCAGGGCTCTGTTCATCACTTCTTCATACAGCGCCTCATATTGCGGAATGATATTGTCAATGTGGAAGCGTTGTGCCTGTTCCAGCGCACCTTTACGCATCGCAGCCAGCAGTTTTTCATCTTCCAGCAGTTTGATGGCATTTTCAGCCATGCTGTCAACATCTCCTACCGGGCTCAGGAAACCTGTTTTACCATGGATATTGACTTCCGGCAAACCACCCGCATTGGAAGAAATAACCGGTACTTCTGCCGCCATGGCTTCCAGTGCTGCCAGACCGAAACTTTCATAGTCAGAAGGCAATACAAAGAGGTCAGCAATAGACATCACGTCTTCCAGCTGTTCCTGCTTACCTACAAAACGGATGTCACCGCAGAGGTTCATCTCACGGCACATCGCCTCGATAGCAGGTCTGTCCGGACCATCACCTACCAGCAGCAGCTTGGAAGGGATCTTTTCTCTTACTTTCTGGAAGACTTTTACGACATCCGGTACCCGTTTTACCTTACGGAAGTTGGATACGTGCAGCAGTATTTTTTCGCCGTTAGGCGCAATCGCATTCCTGAAATGCATGAGTTCTGAAGAGCGGCGTTTGAAGCGCTCGGTGTCCACAAAGTTGTAAATGACCTCGATATCTTTCTCGATCTGGAATGATTTATAAGTCTCTTCGCGGAGGTTGTTAGATACAGCCGTAATAGCATCCGACTCATTGATAGAGAAGGTAACTACCGGGGCGTAGGTCTTATCTTTACCTACCAGGGTGATATCTGTACCGTGGAGTGTTGTGATAAACGGTACGATACGGCCCTGCTTGCTCACAATCTGTTTTGCCAGGTAAGCTGTAGAGGCATGCGGAATGGCATAGTGCACATGCAGCAGATCCAGCTGCTGATTCAGTATGACATCTACCATTGTGCTGCTCAGTGCAGACTCGTAGGGTGGGAAATCAAATAGCGGGTAAGTAGGAACCTGCACCTCGTGATAATATATATTGGCATGAAAGGCATTGAGTCGCACAGGTTGCTGGTAAGTGATAAAATGGACCATATGCCCTTTATCTGCCAGTGCCTTCCCCAGTTCTGTTGCCAGTACGCCACTACCCCCATAAGTAGGGTAACATACTATTCCAATTCGCATGTGTTGTTATTTAAAACTTTAAAACGCTAAACGTCAGTGCCAGACGTTTAGCATCGAAATGCAGAACGCTTCACGCAGAACACAGTTTTTACGTTAATTACAGACTACAAAATTATAACATTTTAATTTGCCACTCCCGCTAATTGGGATTAGCGGCATGTTAAGGTTGTCATGTCCGATTAATGTATGAGGTACCCATTTGAATAACAGTCTTATTTAATTAGTTTTAGTCCTTTAAAATCGACTGTGTTTATGAGAAATTACCTGCTGCCGGCACTGTTGGCCATCACCGTTCCGGTATGTGCACAACAGAAAGAGAATGATTCCCTGGCCTTGAGAAGCCTTGCTAACGAAGTGCTGACGCACAGTAAGGCATATGCCAATCTGAAAGAGCTTACCCAGCAGGTAGGCGGCCGTCTGGCTGGATCGCCACAGATGGTGAAAGCGGAGAAATGGGGTGAAAAGGTACTGAAAGATGCCAATGCGGATACCGTATATCTGCAGGCCTGCCAGGTGCCACACTGGGTGAGGGGCGCCAAGGAAGAAGTACGTATTATTTCCCGCCGTCGCGACTTTATACCGCCTTTAAACGTACTGGCCCTGGGTAACTCCGTAGGCAGTGCGCCGGCAGGTATTACCGCTCCGGTAATTGAGGTGGCTTCTTTTGAAGACCTGGAGGCGAAAAAAGACGAGATCAAAGGCAAGATCGTTTTCTATAACTATCACTTCAAACCAGAGCTGATCCATACGTTTGAGTCTTATGGCGATGCGGTGAAATACCGTGGCCAGGGCGCCAGCCG contains the following coding sequences:
- the porV gene encoding type IX secretion system outer membrane channel protein PorV, with protein sequence MYNCMIRKVTINLVFICCILFSLSTSAQIGSGQLDGRTNTINTAVPFLRISPDARAGAMGDAGIATSPDANSMYWNLSKVAFAKSRSNISVTYTPWLKELVNDVFLANLSGYYQLDEMQTVSASLRYFSLGTINFTDITGMPTYDYRPREFAFDAGYARKLSDNFSVALAGRYIYSNLASGDINGRVIKPGTAFATDLSFFYTKDYEKSDNSVNTWNVGLALTNIGTKISYTESATNKDFLPTNFGLGTSYAFGLDETNKLTLALDLNKLMVPTPDSTGAYRQKSTISGIFSSFGDAPGGFGEELKEFTVSLGGEYAFRDQFFVRAGYFYENKDKGNRKYATAGLGVKYNMFGLNFSYLVPSGNGIQRNPLSNTLRFSLVFDLDHHEEDNSNTW
- the ispF gene encoding 2-C-methyl-D-erythritol 2,4-cyclodiphosphate synthase, with translation MTKLRIGLGVDFHQLTEGRDFWLGGVLVPHHKGALGHSDADVLLHAICDAMLGAASLGDIGLHFPDTDNTYKNIDSKILLKRTLELINEKGYQVVNIDSTLCLQAPKIKPYVVQMQETIADILNISTEEISIKATTTEKLGFVGREEGVVAYATVLLEKA
- the dut gene encoding dUTP diphosphatase, which codes for MAAITVKIINKSANPLPAYATAEAAGMDLRANLETAISLQPLERMLIPTGLFMELPTGYEAQIRPRSGLAIKQGLTLLNTPGTIDADYRGEIKVIMINLSNEPQTIAHGERIAQMVIAPFVQAQLEAVELLTETERGAGGFGHTGKS
- a CDS encoding tetratricopeptide repeat protein, which translates into the protein MFRTHNNDKTLPVINSLPAFCRRVSRLSLLLAGFCCVLGTACRTGKSVASRQSASRTVHVIRDSSLLQQRADSLFFSAERSKLLGDYRTAITQFSDYLRLKRNNPTAYYELARLFIEVRNPQYALGFARRAANMDTTNKWFQITLADAFGVNAQFDSSAAVYDRLSRRYPENEEYIYNKGMFLSKADKTEAALIVFDTLEARTGLVEELAFQKQRLYLKLNRIDDAAAEVQKLINQNPEEVRYYLVLGDIYNSNDRVEEATAIYKEVLDRDSTNPRALIALSGYAKKDGDTVLYWKYLTRAFTNPDYSIDEKVAYVYPYLQMQKLDTSKLKEGLQLSQLVINAHPEEAKAYALQADMYSQAGMLDSALIDYNKAVTLDSTRFTVWYQLMWIYSRKEESANLLKVSSVVSERFPKEFMGHYFKGVANFLLQNYPASIDALNMAVQTANNGDKGTRADVYSLLGDAYHATGQHQLSDSCYDRSLAIRPNDALVLNNFSYYLSLRGEQLSKAESMSKRSLELEPESANFMDTYAWILFRMARYEQAREWMEKALQQEDARDNPGMLEHYGDILFNLHQVDKALEYWQLAKQKGANSVGLARKIAEKRYILATERE
- a CDS encoding DUF4292 domain-containing protein; this translates as MMKQTLALIVLGIVSTGLFSCRHSRQIAGTSFPVTDTTHHQASAADSASIAAANTFNKEMLAKLRGNYINFTTFSAKLKVDFETEAKQMSGINANMRLHKDSIIWISVSVPIIGEVARAIITPDSLKAIDKFHKVAYLRDMNNAKDLLNIPFDFKTLQDLIIGNPIYLTDSVYQVVKTPSVISFTCDSTMFTSLFNVFADDYVLQQSKVMDKDSTRRRSIELTYGEYKSLDKVKFATLRRVFVEEKNYTKINMEFNKIDFEQPLSFPFTIPSGYSRE
- a CDS encoding murein hydrolase activator EnvC family protein yields the protein MLNLKKFFPFVLILGLLPALLHAQAPQLSREELEHRKKELQREIDEANEALKNTKKSTRESVSQLRALRDKITLRTRLINNINEEINFINGDINSAYRDIKTLEKDLDTLKSQYAQLVVYAYKNRSTYDMLNFIFSAETFNDAIKRYQYLKQYRDYRRRQADNILETRVLLSKKIESLQEQKEKRSGTLKVEQEQRTILETDKKEKDKVLTNLKGREKELMTDITKNKKDAQKVQAAIQAVIRREIEIARRQAEEEAAAKRKAAADEKRRKEEAARKAAALAAANAAAAKAAAAAQNTNNNNAVAANDKPDKPDPKPAEPAPKPPVATPAPEPEKPVRTENVLEATPEALALSESFESNRGKLPWPVSSGHIIGHFGRQQHAVIERITVENDGVIIGTGKGAPVKAIFQGEVRTVAVIPGGGSLVIIRHGQYFTNYARLQSVNVRTGDRVSTGQVIGTAGTNELENLGEVELQIYRGIQKQNPEFWIRKK
- the bshA gene encoding N-acetyl-alpha-D-glucosaminyl L-malate synthase BshA, with amino-acid sequence MRIGIVCYPTYGGSGVLATELGKALADKGHMVHFITYQQPVRLNAFHANIYYHEVQVPTYPLFDFPPYESALSSTMVDVILNQQLDLLHVHYAIPHASTAYLAKQIVSKQGRIVPFITTLHGTDITLVGKDKTYAPVVTFSINESDAITAVSNNLREETYKSFQIEKDIEVIYNFVDTERFKRRSSELMHFRNAIAPNGEKILLHVSNFRKVKRVPDVVKVFQKVREKIPSKLLLVGDGPDRPAIEAMCREMNLCGDIRFVGKQEQLEDVMSIADLFVLPSDYESFGLAALEAMAAEVPVISSNAGGLPEVNIHGKTGFLSPVGDVDSMAENAIKLLEDEKLLAAMRKGALEQAQRFHIDNIIPQYEALYEEVMNRALESVDK